The Plasmodium brasilianum strain Bolivian I chromosome 14, whole genome shotgun sequence genome contains a region encoding:
- a CDS encoding citrate/oxoglutarate carrier protein, whose amino-acid sequence MSKDLINGSILHCLETATLGMPLEVWKTRMCIYRNENTVKSFINIYNKGLGQFYAGFYAKLVESGSKGAVLLLSKEKIIKFCNDLNINKTTSGFIGGACGGICQSLVMSPCTFFITASIDKKINYKEKLLYIFKNTGITTLYKGNTAMCLRQGTNWASRQGITEFIRNVFIQCKDKTAKRNNSNNENNNDANNISNSVNISYNNSNNNSNKNDNNKYNNNYNNGEHNNYDKNKCNNKNAIINKSGHINKVQTEMDASKVHLMNKNKNSYSDLNTSEEIICGVLGGALSVWNNPFDVVRVYMQNNANNNIKLTFSQSLINIYKEGGVLYLYKGVIPRCFLCIWQTLFMVTGVKILNKYF is encoded by the coding sequence ATGAGTAAAGATTTAATAAATGGATCTATTCTTCACTGCTTAGAAACGGCAACATTAGGTATGCCACTAGAAGTATGGAAAACAAGAATGTGTATTTATAGAAATGAAAATACCGTTAAATcgtttataaatatttataataaaggGTTAGGACAATTTTATGCGGGTTTTTATGCAAAACTAGTAGAGAGTGGTAGTAAGGGAGCTGTTTTGTTATTATCAAAggaaaagataataaaattttgcaatgatttaaatattaataaaacaacaAGTGGATTTATTGGTGGAGCTTGTGGTGGTATCTGTCAATCACTAGTTATGTCTCCTTGtaccttttttataacagccagtattgataaaaaaataaactataaggaaaaacttttatatatttttaaaaatactgGCATTACTACTTTATATAAAGGTAATACTGCTATGTGCTTAAGACAAGGCACAAACTGGGCCAGTAGACAAGGCATAACAGAATTTATTAGAAATGTGTTCATTCAGTGTAAGGATAAAACAgcgaaaagaaataatagtaataatgaaaataataatgatgctAATAATATAAGTAATAGTGTAAACATTAGTTATAACaacagcaataataatagcaataaaaatgacaataataagtataataataattataataatggtgaacataataattatgataaaaataaatgtaataataaaaatgctataataaataaaagtggGCATATTAACAAAGTACAAACTGAAATGGATGCAAGTAAAGTCcatttaatgaataaaaataaaaacagctATTCTGATTTGAACACATCAGAAGAAATAATTTGTGGTGTTCTTGGTGGAGCGCTATCGGTTTGGAATAATCCATTTGATGTAGTCAGAGTGTACATGCAGAATAatgcaaataataatataaagttaACATTTTCTCAATCGTtgattaacatatataaagaagGGGGTGTTTTGTATCTATATAAAGGAGTCATACCTCGTTGCTTCTTATGCATTTGGCAAACCTTATTTATGGTCACTGgagttaaaattttaaataaatatttttaa
- a CDS encoding 50S ribosomal protein L24, producing the protein MSRYVKYFVQAKKLDKRKRKYYKLDFLEMSKELSIPFPLREQNQPKRLDLSKYLNIEVGDLVKVLYGPDKDKEGIILNINPKKNTVIVDGCNMKKSAWNVIDKKGSIITQEMPIHITNVSILDPINKKPTVVKRRYMMNGECVRISKISGCAMPEPVNKNMLKEQNNYELFMQKKKIGPPIKDIYAEKDRKNFNLLKKITYEIKRKRFYEMKNFFKTDHEGDKSGRVEVS; encoded by the coding sequence atgtcgAGGTACGTAAAATATTTCGTTCAAGCCAAAAAACttgataaaagaaaaagaaaatattataaacttGATTTTTTGGAAATGAGCAAGGAATTAAGTATTCCTTTTCCCTTACGAGAACAAAATCAACCGAAAAGATTAgatttatcaaaatatttaaatatcgAAGTAGGTGATTTAGTTAAAGTCTTATATGGACCAGACAAAGATAAAGAAGgcataatattaaatattaacccaaaaaaaaatacagtaaTTGTTGATGGAtgtaatatgaaaaaatcaGCTTGGAATGTTATAGACAAAAAAGGATCAATTATAACACAAGAAATGCCTATTCATATAACAAATGTTTCTATACTCGAtccaataaataaaaagccTACAGTAGTTAAAAGAAGGTATATGATGAATGGAGAGTGTGTAAGAATATCTAAAATTTCCGGCTGTGCAATGCCTGAACcggttaataaaaatatgttgaaAGAACAAAACAATTATGAATTGttcatgcaaaaaaaaaaaattggtcCACCCATAAAAGACATTTATGCCGAAAAGGATCGCAAAAATTTcaatcttttaaaaaaaattacatatgaaataaaaagaaaaaggttTTACGAAAtgaagaatttttttaaaacagaTCACGAAGGTGATAAAAGCGGTAGGGTTGAAGTTTCGTAG
- a CDS encoding GTP cyclohydrolase 1: MVRPIVFNGSVKIDESVDKYDIKRVGDSDSLSNIKEKDIIRNAEESERNISNLSIETMNNGLMKSEKKVVHHHPPVGSRSNNSNNYNDNIYNCNYNNNATDESRGKKYRLRQTTIDVTLNTGSNILSISSSGNVKSEHRKDNNEGNSLFYSNKCKKVHYSENSSNDVKKQRKSRLNEGCEGEKMEVHEKVNEEDEDEDEDEHEDEDEDEHEDEHEEEKDKDEHKEEGGMQNNKCNEYFDRDNNVRAGSNPEIVKKQISDISNNIYNILLASNIPKNDILKRTYRRFAKTFLFLTEGYIADIEKLIEKSIYKRKYKNKSVIKITSIRVYSLCKHHLLPFEGNCDIEYVPNKYILGLSKFSRIVDVFSRRLQLQEDLTNDICSALKKYLKPLSIHVTIVAKHMCVSMRGVKEHDARTVTQAYYQSKNSTNVKNVNINNSAKKESNATCDDITKEN, encoded by the coding sequence ATGGTGAGGCCCATTGTATTTAATGGCAGTGTAAAAATTGACGAAAGTGTCGACAAGTATGACATAAAAAGAGTTGGCGACAGTGACTCCttatcaaatataaaagaaaaagatattattAGAAATGCTGAGGAGAGTGAAAGAAACATTTCAAATTTAAGCATAGAAACAATGAACAACGGTTTGATGAAAAGTGAAAAGAAGGTGGTACATCATCACCCACCTGTAGGAAGTAGAAGCAACaacagtaataattataatgataatatttataattgtaattataataataatgctaCCGATGAGAGTCGAGGCAAAAAGTACCGCTTAAGGCAGACAACTATTGATGTTACTCTCAACACAGGTAGTAACATCCTCTCCATTAGTAGCTCTGGGAATGTGAAAAGTGAGCATAGAAAAGATAACAATGAAGggaattctttattttactctaataaatgtaaaaaggtGCACTACAGTGAAAATAGTAGTAACGACGTTaagaaacaaagaaaaagtCGCTTGAACGAGGGATGCGAAGGGGAGAAGATGGAAGTACACGAAAAGGTAAATGAAGAAGATGAAGACGAAGATGAAGACGAACATGAAGACGAAGATGAAGACGAACATGAAGACGAACacgaagaagaaaaagataaagatgAACATAAAGAAGAAGGAGGTATgcaaaataacaaatgtaACGAATATTTTGATCGAGATAACAATGTGAGGGCAGGTAGCAACCCcgaaatagtaaaaaagcaaatttctgatataagtaataatatttacaatatattacTTGCATCAAATATACCCAAAAacgatattttaaaaagaacaTACAGAAGATTTGccaaaacatttttattcttaactGAAGGTTACATAGCcgatatagaaaaattaattgaaaaatctatatataaaagaaaatataaaaataaatccgtaataaaaataacaagtaTTCGTGTATACTCGTTATGTAAACATCATTTACTACCATTTGAAGGAAACTGTGATATTGAATATGTaccaaataaatatattttaggaTTATCCAAGTTTTCTAGAATAGTTGATGTTTTTTCTAGAAGACTACAGTTACAAGAAGATCTGACCAATGATATTTGCAGTGctttaaagaaatatttaaaaccTTTAAGTATTCATGTTACTATCGTAGCTAAACATATGTGTGTTAGTATGCGTGGAGTGAAGGAACATGATGCAAGGACCGTCACTCAAGCATATTATCAAAGTAAAAATAGCACTaatgttaaaaatgtaaatataaacaattctGCTAAAAAGGAGAGTAATGCTACCTGCGACGACATTACcaaggaaaattaa